One window from the genome of Pyrus communis chromosome 16, drPyrComm1.1, whole genome shotgun sequence encodes:
- the LOC137719895 gene encoding uncharacterized protein, with amino-acid sequence MLDDESFSNFYAKLSVIVNGCHNLGDSIPEHRVVKKILRSLPSRFHAKMTAIEESKDLSTYKLEQLIGSLQTYESDFTEVKKGKNVAFKVNNEKVNEDSFENLTQDEFALLTKQARKFLKLRSSRGRENRNNFDSNSKVPRSRDVSHGNSSKFVKLGEKKSSNDRDKCFECQGYGHHAHECANTLKKLKDEKNKALTSTWSDSDSKKDTASEDDDEVVAFVGILDGYETDDSVVEEPDSVKVLQKYTVLYDITMKVKKENDELKNKLVQLESEKKEVEIEHQSQMEHAEKLRESMLEKLHMLASDNEILKNELRGMKKKVEEFSIGSRKFDKMLSYGKNSGDRSGLGFDFNVTGSSSSSVTKFVKAL; translated from the coding sequence atgcTAGATGATGAGAGTTTTTCTAACTTCTATGCTAAACTTAGTGTAATTGTAAATGGTTGTCACAATCTTGGTGACAGCATTCCTGAACATAGAGTTGTTAAGAAAATTCTAAGATCTCTCCCTTCAAGGTTTCATGCGAAAATGACAGCTATAGAAGAATCGAAAGATTTAAGCACTTACAAGTTAGAACAATTGATTGGATCATTACAAACATATGAGTCTGACTTTACCGAAGTCAAGAAGGGAAAAAATGTTGCCTTCAAAGTCAATAATGAAAAAGTGAATGAGGATTCATTTGAAAACCTGACTCAAGATGAATTTGCTCTTCTCACCAAACAAGCTAGGAAATTTTTGAAACTCAGAAGTTCCAGGGGACGTGAAAATCGAAACAACTTTGATTCAAACTCCAAAGTTCCTCGTTCTCGAGATGTCTCTCATGGAAATTCTTCTAAGTTTGTCAAACTTGGTGAAAAGAAAAGTTCAAATGACAGAGACAAGTGTTTTGAATGTCAAGGGTATGGACATCATGCTCATGAATGTGCCAATACTCTTAAAAAGCTGAAGGATGAAAAGAACAAGGCGTTAACCTCCACTTGGAGTGACAGTGATTCAAAGAAGGACACAGCAtctgaagatgatgatgaagtGGTTGCGTTTGTTGGAATCTTGGATGGATATGAGACTGATGACTCGGTAGTTGAAGAACCTGATTCCGTAAAAGTCCTACAAAAGTATACTGTACTTTATGATATCACCatgaaagtgaagaaagaaaatgatgaactgaaaaataaacttgTGCAGCTTGAAAGCGAGAAGAAGGAAGTAGAGATTGAGCATCAATCTCAAATGGAACATGCAGAGAAGCTACGAGAGTCAATGTTGGAAAAACTACATATGCTAGCATCAGACAACGAAATCCTTAAAAATGAATTAAGAGGCATGAAAAAGAAGGTTGAAGAGTTTAGTATTGGATcaagaaaatttgacaaaatgttAAGCTATGGAAAAAATTCAGGTGATAGAAGTGGTTTAGGTTTTGATTTTAATGTGACTGGAAGTTCTTCCTCTTCTGTTACTAAATTTGTCAAAGCTTTATAA
- the LOC137720150 gene encoding probable ATP synthase 24 kDa subunit, mitochondrial, with the protein MAFSSRLLSKSRQLCGNGFILQQERVIPVRCFAKEASRPVLKGDEMLKNIFLDVKKKFETALGILRKEKITIDPEDPAAVSQYAKVMKTIREKADLFSESQRIKHTIQSRTQDIPDARTYLLTLKEIRIKRGLTDELGAEAMMMDALEKVEKELKKPLLRNDKKGMAVLMAEFEKINQKLGIRKEDLPKYEEQLELKKAKAQLEELKKDALEAMETQKKREEFKDEAMADVKSLDIRNFI; encoded by the exons ATGGCCTTCTCTTCCCGCCTCTTATCCAAATCCAGACAG CTGTGTGGCAATGGATTCATTCTTCAACAGGAGCGCGTTATTCCTGTCCGTTGCTTCGCTAAGGAAGCAAGTCGCCCCGTGCTAAAGGGTGATG AGATGCTGAAGAACATCTTCTTAGAtgttaaaaagaaatttgagaCAGCCCTTGGAATACTCCGCAAAGAGAAGATCACCATTGACCCAGAGGATCCAGCTGCTGTTTCTCAGTACGCCAAGGTCATGAAAACCATAAGAGAGAA GGCAGATTTGTTTTCAGAATCCCAGCGCATCAAACACACCATTCAAAGCCGAACACAAGATATCCCAGATGCTAGAACATATCTGTTGACATTGAAAGAAATTAGGATCAA GAGAGGTCTTACTGATGAACTTGGTGCAGAGGCTATGATGATGGATGCATTGGAGAAAGTCGAAAAGGAACTGAAGAAACCTCTTTTGAGGAACGATAAAAAAGGGATGGCTGTTCTCATGGCagaatttgagaaaataaaCCAAAA GCTTGGAATTCGTAAGGAGGACCTACCAAAGTACGAAGAACAGCTAGAACTCAAGAAAGCCAAAGCACAGCTGGAGGAACTTAAGAAGGATGCTCTTGAGGCAATGGAAACTCAGAAGAAACG GGAGGAATTCAAGGATGAGGCAATGGCTGATGTGAAGTCGTTAGACATCCGAAACTTCATCTAA